In Ostrea edulis chromosome 4, xbOstEdul1.1, whole genome shotgun sequence, a single window of DNA contains:
- the LOC125670502 gene encoding kelch-like protein 24 produces MSYYVTSGYKIKRVGTRVHSINVQSTCPRYLCNPANSRRALDFNGFQDLGREKKKKVKMEEAPSNVCDCLLEGIRKMYKTQRFTDVIIHVEDQSFRCHRVVLSSVSSYFDVMFSSGMMESNSMSTTIHNVSSQTFDKVLQYIYFGKDIIEPDNVGELLQVSAMLQIAHLQFECEEFILGNVDVNNCLGVWKLGISHNIESLTESSQPFLLSNFDEISQSDDFLKLEKDELDLILRDERLISSGEEIVCKALFRWIEADETRRKVALPDLFENIRLTSVSLEYLLDHLDQHPYILEHESCHKEVKNAIKYHALPSRRQELMWDEKPYRYNAEQEMVLAVVGKRLASDGLIVTEFMGYSFSNKRWVALQPIHTPLGDDFAACSYGNDIFITGGTSNMTSCLRYSAKFSQWSKRSPMCCGRYRHSMVAVRDSLYVLGGYNFGTLSSIERYDMETEKWESVGELNHGVDKCSAAVMGEKVFILGGCLSFAAKTAGIQCFDTRTGTCTLIANLPRSPKFTNAVKFDDTVHVVCDNGDIISFSGKEERHTLRKIKGFSKRDFGLYMDHGSLCIVGGNLNLISEKEELCCDVIKVEGEEQHICEHLELPFPMKVTQCLRIVVERKYPLLDIHSLIRDFGNIE; encoded by the exons ATGTCATATTACGTCACCTCAGGATATAAGATTAAACGTGTAGGGACAAGGGTCCATTCAATCAACGTACAGAGCACATGTCCGCGTTATTTATGCAACCCCGCAAACAGCCGACGAGCGCTTGATTTCAACGGATTTCAAG ACTTGGggagagaaaagaagaagaaagtGAAAATGGAAGAAGCACCGTCAAACGTTTGTGATTGTTTGCTGGAAGGCATCCGTAAAATGTACAAAACGCAGCGGTTTACGGATGTCATCATCCATGTGGAAGACCAGTCCTTCCGGTGTCACCGAGTGGTCCTGTCATCTGTATCTTCCTACTTTGACGTCATGTTCTCCTCTGGGATGATGGAGTCCAACTCCATGTCCACAACTATTCACAACGTTAGCTCTCAGACATTCGATAAAGTCCTGCAGTACATCTATTTTGGAAAAGATATCATAGAACCAGACAACGTCGGGGAACTCCTGCAGGTTTCCGCTATGCTCCAGATTGCGCATTTACAGTTTGAGTGTGAAGAGTTCATCCTGGGTAACGTCGACGTCAACAACTGTTTGGGGGTCTGGAAACTAGGGATATCTCATAACATAGAGTCACTGACAGAAAGTAGTCAACCATTTCTCTTATCCAATTTCGACGAAATTAGTCAAAGTGACGACTTTTTAAAGCTTGAAAAGGACGAATTGGACCTCATATTACGCGACGAACGTCTTATCTCCTCTGGGGAAGAGATTGTTTGCAAGGCTCTCTTTCGTTGGATAGAAGCGGACGAAACTCGTCGAAAAGTTGCTTTGCCAGATCTCTTTGAAAACATTCGACTTACTTCAGTCAGTCTTGAATACTTGTTGGATCACCTAGATCAACATCCGTATATTCTTGAGCATGAAAGTTGTCATAAGGAAGTCAAAAATGCAATCAAGTACCACGCCTTGCCTTCCCGGCGCCAGGAGCTGATGTGGGATGAGAAACCGTACAGATACAACGCTGAGCAAGAAATGGTTCTAGCGGTTGTAGGGAAACGCCTTGCCAGCGATGGTTTGATTGTTACAGAGTTCATGGGATACAGCTTTTCAAACAAAAGGTGGGTTGCGCTTCAACCGATCCATACCCCACTTGGAGACGACTTTGCAGCTTGCTCTTATGGTAACGACATATTCATAACCGGTGGAACTTCGAATATGACCTCTTGCTTGAGATATTCCGCCAAATTTTCACAATGGAGTAAGCGCTCGCCGATGTGCTGCGGCAGATATAGACACTCAATGGTGGCAGTGCGAGACTCGCTTTATGTACTTGGTGGCTACAACTTCGGGACTTTAAGTAGCATCGAACGATATGACATGGAGACCGAGAAATGGGAATCGGTTGGAGAACTCAATCACGGGGTTGATAAATGCTCCGCGGCAGTCATGGGCgagaaagtttttattttgggagGTTGTTTAAGCTTTGCAGCGAAAACAGCCGGGATACAGTGTTTCGACACTAGGACTGGCACGTGCACATTAATTGCAAACCTCCCCAGGTCCCCTAAATTCACAAATGCTGTAAAATTCGACGACACTGTCCATGTCGTCTGCGATAATGGGGATATAATATCTTTCAGTGGTAAGGAGGAACGTCACACACTGCGAAAGATCAAGGGCTTTTCCAAAAGGGACTTTGGACTTTACATGGACCACGGATCACTGTGTATTGTTGGTGGGAACCTGAACTTGATTTCCGAAAAGGAAGAACTTTGTTGTGACGTGATAAAGGTCGAAGGTGAGGAACAACATATATGTGAGCACCTCGAACTACCGTTTCCTATGAAAGTCACCCAATGTTTACGTATTGTTGTTGAAAGGAAATATCCACTCTTGGATATTCATTCTTTAATACGAGACTTCGGGAACATTGAATGA